In Oxyura jamaicensis isolate SHBP4307 breed ruddy duck chromosome 21, BPBGC_Ojam_1.0, whole genome shotgun sequence, a single genomic region encodes these proteins:
- the TP73 gene encoding tumor protein p73 isoform X7 — translation MSESSPADEGTTFEHLWSTLEPDSTYFDLPPSNHAGSSEVSNRTEVTMDVFQLRGMNDSVMSQFNLLNNSMDQSIGSRAASTSPYSSEHTSNVPTHSPYSQPSSTFDAMSPAPVIPSNTDYPGPHHFEVTFQQSSTAKSATWTVSCMSSSLPRRDACCSRLGFPPACCRHYSPLLKKLYCQIAKTCPIQIKVSTPPPPGTIIRAMPVYKKAEHVTEVVKRCPNHELGRDFNDGQSAPASHLIRVEGNNLSQYVDDPVTGRQSVMVPYEPPQVGTEFTTILYNFMCNSSCVGGMNRRPILIIITLEMRDGQVLGRRSFEGRICACPGRDRKADEDHYREQQALNESAAKNGNANKRTFKQSPQGIPALGAGIKKRRHGEEEMYYVPVRGRENFEILMKIKESLELVELVPQQLVDSYRQQQQQLLQRQSQLQTPSSYGPVLSPMNKVHGGGINKLPSVNQLVGQPPQHSSSSAPSLGPMGPGMLNSHPMQTNGEMNGGHSSQSMVSGSHCTPPPPYNPDPSLVRISEH, via the exons ATGTCTGAGTCGTCTCCAGCCGATGAAGGTACAACGTTTGAGCACCTCTGGAGCACACT GGAACCAGACAGCACCTACTTCGACCTCCCTCCATCCAATCATGCAGGCAGCAGCGAGGTCTCCAACCGCACAGAGGTGACAATGGATGTCTTCCAGCTGAGAGGCATGAACGACTCCGTGATG tCCCAGTTTAATTTGCTCAACAACAGCATGGATCAGAGCATcggcagcagagcagcctccACCAGCCCCTACAGCTCCGAGCACACCTCCAATGTCCCCACGCACTCGCCCTACTCGCAGCCCAGCTCTACCTTCGACGCCATGTCCCCAGCTCCCGTCATCCCCTCCAACACTGACTACCCGGGTCCCCACCACTTCGAGGTGACCTTCCAGCAATCCAGCACAGCCAAGTCGGCCACCTGGACAGTAAGTTGCATGTCTTCTTCACTTCCCCGGAGAGATGCTTGCTGCTCCAGGTTGGGTTTTCcgccagcctgctgcaggcac taCTCCCCCCTGCTGAAGAAACTCTACTGTCAGATCGCCAAGACATGCCCCATCCAGATCAAGGTGTCcaccccgccgcccccgggcaCCATCATTCGGGCCATGCCCGTCTACAAGAAGGCCGAGCACGTCACAGAGGTGGTGAAACGCTGCCCCAACCACGAGCTGGGCCGAGACTTCAACGACG GCCAGTCAGCCCCGGCCAGCCACCTCATCCGGGTGGAGGGCAACAACCTCTCCCAGTACGTGGATGACCCCGTGACGGGACGGCAGAGTGTGATGGTGCCCTACGAGCCCCCGCAG GTGGGCACCGAGTTCACCACCATCCTGTACAACTTcatgtgcaacagcagctgtgtGGGAGGAATGAACAGGAGACCCATCCTCATCATCATCACCCTGGAGATGAGAGA tGGCCAAGTCCTAGGAAGGAGATCGTTTGAGGGACGGATCTGTGCCTGTCCCGGCAGGGACCGGAAAGCCGATGAAGACCATTACCGAGAGCAGCAAGCCCTGAATGAGAGCGCAGCTAAAAACGGCAATGCCAACAAACGCA cGTTCAAACAGAGCCCCCAGGGGATCCCAGCACTGGGGGCGGGCATTAAGAAACGGAGACACGGGGAGGAGGAGATGTATTACGTGCCT GTGCGGGGCCGGGAGAACTTTGAGATCCTGATGAAGATAAAGGAGAGCCtggagctggtggagctggtCCCGCAGCAGCTGGTTGACTCCtaccggcagcagcagcagcagctcttgcagAGGCA GAGTCAGCTGCAGACGCCTTCGTCCTACGGTCCTGTCCTCTCACCTATGAACAAAGTCCACGGAGGAGGAATCAACAAGCTGCCCTCTGTCAACCAGCTGGTGGGGCAGCCAccgcagcacagctccagctcgGCGCCCAGCTTGGGGCCCATGG GACCTGGAATGCTAAACAGCCACCCCATGCAAACCAACGGAGAAATGAACGGGGGCCACTCGTCCCAGTCCATGGTCTCAGGATCACACTGCACCCCTCCTCCGCCCTACAACCCTGATCCCAGCCTCGTCAG